A genome region from Rhizobium sp. N324 includes the following:
- a CDS encoding RidA family protein, with the protein MTGVCVNQFPTAAGKVENSPYQRLAALGIKLPPPPPPIANFVTHVVEGNMLYLSGQGPREADGFLHAGKVGANVGVEEAYRHARLTGINLLAVMHDALGDLSRVKRVVKLLGMVNAVPEFEDHPSVINGCSDLLIAVFGAAGEHARSAVGFGSLPGNITVEIEAIVALNG; encoded by the coding sequence ATGACAGGAGTTTGCGTGAATCAGTTTCCAACCGCCGCCGGCAAGGTCGAGAACTCGCCTTACCAACGGTTAGCCGCCCTCGGCATAAAGCTGCCGCCACCGCCGCCGCCGATCGCCAATTTCGTGACGCATGTGGTGGAGGGCAATATGCTTTACCTCTCCGGCCAGGGGCCGCGCGAGGCCGACGGTTTCCTGCATGCCGGCAAAGTCGGCGCCAATGTCGGTGTCGAGGAGGCTTACCGGCATGCGCGGCTGACCGGCATCAATCTGCTCGCCGTCATGCATGATGCGCTCGGCGATCTTTCCCGCGTCAAGCGGGTGGTCAAGCTGCTCGGCATGGTCAATGCCGTGCCTGAATTCGAGGATCATCCGAGCGTCATCAACGGTTGCTCGGATCTGTTGATCGCGGTCTTCGGCGCGGCCGGCGAACATGCCCGCTCGGCCGTCGGCTTCGGCTCGCTGCCCGGCAACATCACCGTCGAAATTGAGGCGATCGTCGCCTTGAATGGCTGA
- the thiD gene encoding bifunctional hydroxymethylpyrimidine kinase/phosphomethylpyrimidine kinase translates to MIRNVLSIAGSDPSGGAGIQADLKAFSARGVYGMAVLTALTAQNTQGVTGVHLVPPPFVADQIKAVFADVRVDAVKIGMIANAGIAEAVATALDAALAAAPADRRGIPIVIDPVMIAKGGAALLAPEAVDVLSRRLLPLATLLTPNLPEAAALLHQPVATNRAEMAAQAEQLRALGPAAVLVKGGHLDSDDSPDVLAAADGLHWFEAQRVPTKNTHGTGCTLSSALAAELAKGASAEEAVAIAKDYLAGAVAAAGSLTVGSGHGPVQHFHALWRVDR, encoded by the coding sequence ATGATCCGCAACGTCCTCTCCATCGCCGGCTCGGATCCCTCGGGCGGCGCCGGCATTCAGGCCGACCTCAAGGCCTTCTCCGCCCGCGGCGTCTACGGCATGGCGGTGCTGACCGCGCTGACAGCGCAAAACACCCAAGGGGTCACCGGCGTGCATCTGGTGCCGCCCCCCTTCGTCGCCGATCAAATCAAGGCCGTCTTTGCCGATGTGCGCGTCGATGCGGTCAAGATCGGCATGATCGCCAATGCCGGCATCGCCGAGGCCGTCGCCACAGCCCTCGACGCAGCTCTGGCCGCAGCACCGGCCGACCGCCGCGGCATCCCCATCGTCATCGACCCCGTGATGATCGCCAAGGGCGGTGCCGCGCTGCTGGCACCCGAAGCCGTCGATGTGCTCAGCCGCCGCCTGCTGCCGCTGGCGACGCTGCTGACCCCGAACCTGCCGGAGGCCGCCGCCCTGCTGCATCAGCCGGTGGCGACGAACCGGGCGGAAATGGCGGCGCAGGCCGAACAGCTGCGCGCGCTCGGCCCGGCCGCCGTGCTGGTCAAAGGCGGCCATCTTGACAGTGACGACAGCCCCGACGTGCTGGCCGCCGCCGACGGGCTGCACTGGTTCGAAGCCCAGCGGGTGCCGACCAAGAACACCCACGGCACCGGCTGCACGCTGTCGAGCGCGTTGGCGGCCGAGCTTGCCAAGGGCGCTTCGGCTGAAGAGGCTGTCGCCATCGCCAAGGATTACCTCGCCGGCGCGGTTGCGGCCGCCGGCAGCCTTACCGTCGGCTCCGGCCACGGGCCGGTGCAGCATTTTCATGCGCTTTGGCGCGTGGACCGATAG
- a CDS encoding ABC transporter permease, translating into MADIAIKSAESEGGKFVRRLLKRKTVAFGLLILAIFVLLAVFAPMVAPYSPSKLSIVNRLKPPGGTFFFGTDEFGRDVFSRTIFAGRLSLLVGAAVVSLSAVIGVTLGLLAGFFQKLDTPIARLIDAMMAFPDILLAIALVAALGPSLTTVIIALSIVYSPRLARIVRASTLVIRELPYVEAARALGISTFHIMTRHVLRNLLSPILVQATFLFASAMLAEAGLSFLGLGVSPEIPTWGTMIAAGRQYIGQADWMTLFPGVAIILSVLSLQMVGDGLRDMLDPRLRKDL; encoded by the coding sequence ATGGCCGATATCGCAATCAAATCAGCCGAGAGCGAAGGCGGCAAATTCGTCCGCCGCCTGCTGAAGCGCAAGACGGTGGCCTTCGGCCTGCTGATCCTGGCGATCTTCGTGCTGCTGGCGGTCTTCGCGCCTATGGTCGCGCCCTATTCGCCCTCCAAGCTTTCGATCGTCAACCGGTTGAAGCCGCCAGGCGGCACCTTCTTCTTCGGCACGGACGAGTTCGGCCGCGACGTCTTCTCGCGCACGATCTTTGCCGGCCGCCTGTCGCTGCTCGTCGGTGCGGCGGTCGTCAGCCTGTCGGCGGTGATCGGCGTCACGCTTGGCCTGCTTGCCGGCTTCTTCCAGAAGCTCGATACGCCGATCGCCCGGCTGATCGACGCGATGATGGCCTTCCCGGATATTCTGCTGGCGATCGCCCTTGTCGCTGCGCTCGGCCCGTCCTTGACCACTGTTATCATCGCGCTGTCGATCGTCTATTCCCCGCGCCTTGCCCGCATTGTCCGTGCATCGACGCTGGTTATCCGCGAACTGCCCTATGTCGAGGCGGCGAGGGCGCTCGGCATTTCCACCTTCCACATCATGACCCGGCATGTGCTGCGCAATCTGCTGTCGCCGATCCTGGTGCAGGCCACGTTCCTCTTCGCCAGCGCCATGTTGGCCGAAGCTGGTCTCTCCTTCCTCGGCCTCGGCGTCAGCCCGGAGATCCCGACCTGGGGAACGATGATCGCCGCCGGCCGCCAATATATCGGCCAGGCCGACTGGATGACGCTGTTTCCCGGTGTCGCCATCATCCTTTCGGTGCTGTCGCTGCAGATGGTCGGCGACGGCCTCAGGGACATGCTCGACCCAAGACTTCGCAAGGACCTTTAA
- a CDS encoding ABC transporter permease, whose amino-acid sequence MIRYILQRLFGMIVVMFLVVTIVFVIVRVTPGDPAAVMLGPDATPQDVADLRARLGLDQSLGLQYVYYIGQLLKGDLGQSIFLNMPVTSALLDRAEPTFFLTLFSLAIASIIALPIGIYAAYRRGSFVDQAATTLAMFAASIPSFWLGLILMQFFAVRLNLFPVSGYGGPGSTFADRMYHLTLPAFALGIVSSALILRFTRASMLDVLGDDYIRTARAKGLIERKVILKHALKNALIPILTVLGLTAAVLISGAVVTETVFGLPGVGNLVVSAVLRRDYPVIQGALLVIAALYVLINFAIDMLYLLVDPRVRY is encoded by the coding sequence ATGATCCGCTACATCCTCCAGCGCCTGTTCGGCATGATCGTCGTGATGTTTCTCGTCGTCACGATCGTCTTCGTCATCGTGCGGGTGACGCCGGGCGATCCGGCCGCCGTCATGCTCGGGCCGGATGCGACGCCGCAGGATGTTGCCGATCTTCGAGCCAGGCTCGGGCTCGATCAGTCGCTCGGCCTGCAATATGTCTATTATATCGGCCAGCTGCTGAAGGGTGATCTCGGCCAGTCGATCTTCCTCAACATGCCGGTCACCTCAGCGCTACTCGACCGCGCCGAACCGACCTTCTTCCTGACGCTGTTTTCGCTTGCCATCGCGAGCATCATCGCGCTGCCGATCGGCATCTATGCCGCCTATCGGCGCGGCTCCTTCGTCGACCAGGCGGCAACGACGCTGGCGATGTTTGCCGCCAGCATTCCGAGCTTCTGGCTCGGCCTCATCCTGATGCAGTTCTTCGCCGTCCGGCTCAATCTCTTCCCGGTTTCGGGCTATGGCGGCCCCGGCTCAACCTTCGCGGACCGGATGTATCACCTGACGCTGCCGGCCTTTGCGCTCGGCATCGTCTCCTCGGCGCTGATCCTGCGCTTCACCCGCGCCTCGATGCTCGATGTGCTCGGCGACGATTATATCCGCACGGCGCGCGCCAAGGGGCTGATCGAGCGCAAGGTCATCCTCAAGCACGCGCTGAAGAATGCGCTGATCCCGATCCTGACGGTGCTCGGCCTGACGGCGGCGGTGCTGATATCGGGTGCCGTCGTCACCGAAACGGTCTTCGGCCTTCCCGGCGTGGGCAATCTAGTGGTCTCAGCGGTGCTGCGCCGCGATTACCCCGTCATCCAGGGGGCGCTGCTGGTCATCGCCGCCCTCTACGTGCTGATCAATTTTGCGATCGACATGCTCTATCTGCTGGTCGATCCGAGGGTGCGCTACTGA
- a CDS encoding DUF1349 domain-containing protein, whose translation MNIDFNGGKWLNEPASWRVDDSALTLTTGEKTDFWRETYYGFTRDSGHFLAFPTLESFTAQIRIQGEFRTLYDQAGLMVRLDESRWVKTGVEFTDGEAFLSTVVTDGRSDWSVSQPFKELEDFHIRVTVANGALRIQASRDGSFWPLLRLAPFPVAERYEVGPTACTPERSGLRVRFSEFSIRPAITTDLHDLS comes from the coding sequence ATGAACATCGATTTCAACGGTGGAAAATGGCTGAACGAACCGGCCAGCTGGCGCGTGGACGACTCCGCCCTCACCCTGACCACCGGCGAGAAAACCGATTTCTGGCGGGAAACCTATTACGGCTTCACCCGCGACAGCGGCCATTTCCTCGCCTTTCCCACGCTCGAGAGCTTCACCGCCCAGATCCGCATCCAGGGCGAATTCCGCACCCTCTACGATCAGGCCGGCCTGATGGTGCGCCTCGACGAAAGCCGCTGGGTCAAGACAGGCGTCGAATTCACCGACGGCGAAGCCTTCCTTAGCACCGTCGTCACCGACGGCAGGTCCGACTGGTCGGTGTCGCAACCCTTCAAGGAGCTGGAGGATTTCCACATCCGCGTGACCGTCGCCAACGGCGCCCTGCGCATCCAGGCCTCTCGCGACGGCAGCTTCTGGCCGCTGCTGCGGTTAGCGCCGTTTCCGGTTGCCGAGCGCTACGAGGTCGGGCCGACGGCCTGTACGCCGGAACGGAGTGGGCTGAGGGTGCGGTTTTCCGAGTTTTCGATCAGGCCGGCAATTACGACGGATCTGCATGATTTGAGCTAA
- the thiM gene encoding hydroxyethylthiazole kinase — protein sequence MQTRTTPGAMLTAMREKPPLVQCITNYVAMNVAANVLLAAGASPAMVHAAEEAGEFAGIANALTVNIGTLSTQWIDGMRAAAKAANSAGKPWVLDPVAHYATAFRRDAVAGLLALKPTIIRGNASEIIALAGGESRGQGVDSRDPVEQAEDSARWLAERQQAVVAVTGAVDFVTDGEKAVRITGGSALMPQVTALGCSLTCLVGAFAATAPEDIFGATVAALATFAIAGEDAALGAAGPGSFAWRFLDALNALDGETLDARARISVA from the coding sequence ATGCAGACTAGGACCACACCAGGAGCCATGCTGACGGCGATGCGCGAAAAGCCGCCGCTCGTTCAGTGCATCACCAACTATGTCGCCATGAATGTCGCCGCCAATGTTCTCTTGGCCGCCGGCGCCTCGCCGGCCATGGTGCATGCCGCCGAAGAAGCAGGCGAGTTCGCCGGCATTGCAAATGCGCTGACCGTCAATATCGGCACGCTGTCGACGCAATGGATCGACGGCATGCGGGCGGCGGCGAAGGCGGCGAACTCGGCCGGCAAACCCTGGGTGCTCGACCCGGTCGCCCACTACGCCACGGCTTTCCGCCGCGACGCGGTTGCCGGTCTGCTGGCACTGAAGCCGACGATCATCCGCGGCAACGCCTCCGAGATCATCGCGCTCGCCGGCGGCGAGAGCCGCGGCCAAGGTGTCGACAGCCGCGATCCGGTCGAGCAGGCCGAAGATTCGGCGCGATGGCTGGCTGAGCGCCAGCAGGCGGTCGTCGCCGTCACCGGTGCGGTCGATTTCGTCACCGACGGTGAAAAGGCGGTGCGCATCACAGGCGGATCGGCCTTGATGCCGCAGGTCACCGCGCTCGGCTGCTCGCTGACCTGCCTCGTCGGCGCCTTTGCCGCCACAGCACCCGAAGATATCTTCGGCGCGACGGTCGCGGCACTCGCAACCTTCGCCATCGCCGGCGAAGATGCCGCGCTCGGTGCGGCCGGGCCCGGCTCCTTCGCCTGGCGTTTCCTCGATGCGCTGAACGCGCTCGACGGCGAAACGCTCGATGCCCGGGCAAGGATCTCGGTCGCATGA
- a CDS encoding glycoside hydrolase family 3 N-terminal domain-containing protein, whose translation MSSTPLALFVGLPNPVLSDDEFALFRETNPLGLFVGRRNQREPEQTKRLIERFREAVGRDDAPVFTDQEGGRVQHLDAGPWPLFRSFGQFAELARRDVELGKKALRLSSQAMGAMMTELGLSSGCSPVLDLVFETTSAVIGARSFGPDPDVIAALGREVVDGLLETGNMPVMKHIPGHGRATLDSHKERPVVDASRETLTATDFKPFVALKDTPWAMVAHVVYSAYDKELPASVSPVMHDVIRNDLGYEGVLISDCIFMESLAGTLPERVEQVLNAGFDIALHSHGDLRQSEAAAKAARPLTDAALKRIAAGQARLGNLKIDVRAAHRQVEDMFASASVSWPRRHLSPHKKKGNRT comes from the coding sequence TTGTCCTCGACCCCGCTCGCCCTTTTTGTCGGCCTTCCCAATCCGGTTCTTTCGGATGATGAATTTGCGCTGTTTCGTGAGACCAATCCGCTCGGCCTCTTCGTCGGCCGGCGCAATCAGCGCGAGCCGGAGCAGACAAAACGGCTGATCGAGCGCTTTCGCGAAGCCGTCGGCCGCGACGACGCCCCCGTCTTCACCGACCAGGAGGGCGGCCGCGTCCAGCATCTCGATGCCGGCCCCTGGCCGCTCTTCCGCAGCTTCGGGCAGTTTGCCGAACTGGCGCGCCGCGATGTCGAGCTCGGCAAGAAAGCATTGCGCCTTTCCTCCCAGGCCATGGGCGCGATGATGACGGAACTGGGCCTTTCGAGCGGCTGCTCGCCCGTTCTCGACCTCGTCTTCGAGACGACGAGCGCGGTCATCGGCGCCCGCTCCTTCGGCCCCGATCCCGATGTCATCGCCGCCCTCGGCCGCGAGGTGGTCGACGGCCTGCTCGAGACCGGCAACATGCCCGTGATGAAGCATATTCCCGGGCATGGCCGGGCAACGCTCGATTCCCACAAGGAGCGGCCGGTGGTCGATGCCAGCCGCGAAACGCTCACCGCCACCGATTTCAAACCCTTCGTCGCGCTGAAGGATACGCCCTGGGCCATGGTCGCCCACGTCGTCTATTCGGCCTACGACAAGGAGCTGCCGGCCTCCGTCTCGCCGGTCATGCACGACGTGATCCGCAACGATCTCGGCTATGAAGGCGTGCTGATCTCTGACTGCATCTTCATGGAATCGCTCGCCGGCACATTGCCGGAACGCGTCGAACAGGTGCTCAACGCCGGCTTCGACATCGCGCTCCACAGCCATGGCGATCTCAGGCAAAGCGAAGCCGCCGCCAAGGCCGCCCGGCCACTGACGGACGCCGCGCTCAAACGCATCGCCGCCGGCCAGGCTCGCCTCGGCAATCTTAAGATCGACGTCCGCGCCGCCCACCGCCAAGTCGAAGACATGTTTGCCAGCGCCTCGGTCTCCTGGCCGAGGCGCCATCTCTCACCGCATAAGAAAAAGGGGAATAGAACATGA
- a CDS encoding aminotransferase class V-fold PLP-dependent enzyme, with amino-acid sequence MPTDIRPSLGLRPVINVSGTMTSLGASIVVPEAVEAMASILPHFVEINDLQRKASAVIARLTGGEAGFVTASCSAGISLAVAGAITGDNLLAIEKLPDVVPEKNEVLVQMGHVVSYGAPVDQAIRLAGGKVVLIGQATSTHRFHMEKAITEKTAAAVYVVSHHVVDYGLLNLKEFVEIAHARGVPVIVDAASEYDLRIFLEQGADIALYSGHKFLGGPTSGIVAGRKELVRHAFLQNMGIGRGMKVGKESIFGVMAALEAWEKRDHAGIRERETSYLNLWKRTLDGRPGVTALIEPDPTNNPLERLRLIVDAEQAHITAWDLADALAKGSPPIIVRDHEVEHRYFYLDPCNLHPGQEGIVANRLAEELDKARASNEIIATPIENRSRHRFDGLLRWPD; translated from the coding sequence ATGCCCACTGATATCAGACCTTCGCTCGGCCTTCGCCCCGTCATCAACGTATCCGGCACGATGACCAGCCTCGGCGCCTCGATCGTCGTGCCGGAGGCGGTCGAGGCGATGGCATCGATCCTGCCGCATTTCGTCGAGATCAACGACCTGCAGCGCAAGGCAAGCGCCGTCATCGCCCGCCTGACCGGCGGCGAGGCGGGCTTCGTCACCGCCTCCTGCTCGGCCGGCATTTCGCTGGCGGTCGCCGGCGCCATCACCGGCGACAATCTGCTGGCGATCGAAAAGCTGCCGGATGTAGTGCCCGAGAAGAACGAGGTGCTGGTGCAGATGGGCCATGTGGTCAGCTACGGCGCGCCGGTCGATCAGGCGATCCGGCTTGCCGGCGGCAAGGTCGTATTGATCGGCCAGGCAACCTCGACGCATCGCTTCCACATGGAAAAGGCGATCACCGAAAAGACCGCCGCCGCCGTCTATGTCGTCTCCCACCATGTCGTCGATTACGGCCTGCTGAACCTCAAGGAATTCGTCGAGATCGCTCATGCCAGAGGTGTGCCTGTGATCGTCGATGCCGCCTCGGAATATGATCTCCGGATCTTCCTGGAGCAGGGGGCCGATATCGCCCTCTATTCCGGCCACAAATTCCTCGGCGGCCCGACGTCTGGCATCGTTGCCGGCCGCAAGGAGCTGGTGCGCCATGCCTTCCTGCAGAATATGGGAATCGGCCGCGGCATGAAGGTCGGCAAGGAAAGCATCTTCGGCGTCATGGCCGCACTCGAAGCCTGGGAAAAGCGCGATCATGCCGGCATCCGCGAGCGCGAGACCAGCTATCTCAACCTGTGGAAACGCACGCTCGATGGCCGTCCCGGCGTCACGGCGCTGATCGAGCCCGATCCGACCAACAATCCGCTTGAGCGGCTGCGCCTGATCGTCGATGCCGAGCAGGCCCATATCACGGCCTGGGATCTCGCCGATGCGCTGGCGAAGGGCAGCCCGCCGATCATCGTGCGCGACCATGAGGTGGAGCACCGCTATTTCTACCTCGACCCGTGCAACCTGCATCCGGGCCAGGAGGGCATCGTCGCAAATCGCCTGGCCGAGGAACTCGACAAGGCGCGCGCCTCCAACGAAATCATCGCAACCCCGATCGAAAACCGCAGCCGGCACCGCTTCGACGGGCTGCTGCGCTGGCCGGATTGA
- a CDS encoding GNAT family N-acetyltransferase → MPDLLVSLYSTKLSDLERKADHVGVSIRPALPPELHIVVNWVREHFSENWASEVSVAFSRQPVACLIAIEGHELLGFACYDTTARGFFGPTGVDPQARGKGVGLALFSACLHTMKTLGHAYAFIGDAGPVDFYARTAGAITIPAPDKGIYEGMLRSMPK, encoded by the coding sequence GTGCCAGACCTGCTTGTGAGTCTATACTCGACGAAGCTCTCCGACCTGGAACGGAAAGCCGATCATGTCGGCGTCTCCATCCGCCCGGCCCTTCCCCCGGAATTGCATATCGTCGTCAACTGGGTTCGCGAACACTTCAGCGAGAACTGGGCAAGCGAGGTTTCGGTCGCCTTCTCCCGCCAGCCCGTCGCCTGCCTGATCGCCATCGAAGGCCATGAGCTGCTCGGCTTTGCCTGCTATGACACGACGGCGCGCGGCTTCTTCGGCCCGACCGGCGTTGACCCGCAAGCGCGCGGCAAGGGCGTCGGTCTCGCTTTATTTTCCGCCTGCCTTCACACCATGAAGACGCTCGGCCATGCCTATGCCTTCATCGGCGATGCCGGCCCCGTCGATTTCTACGCCCGAACCGCAGGCGCCATCACTATCCCCGCCCCCGACAAGGGCATTTACGAAGGCATGCTGAGAAGCATGCCGAAATGA
- a CDS encoding ABC transporter substrate-binding protein, whose protein sequence is MKTLVAFLLGTALVALPSTLFAQEKGGVINVATIGEPPTLDPMSSTADLVGIVTQHIFETLYTFDKSWNVTPLLAESLPEISADGKTYTIKLRTGIKFHDNSDMTSHDVVASLSRWMKIASRGKQVAGFIDKITAADPATVTITLKQPYAPLTSLLAFNNSAAIIIPSEKQDEPMKEFIGTGPYMLKERKADQYIQLVRFDGYKSREGDSNGYGGARHQYLDEIRFVPVPDPNTRVEAAISGQYDYVDSIAVESYDKVKASTASQPVMLKPFGYPVFVFNTREGVAANVEVRKAIRQALSMEDMLAAAFGSKDFYALDGAIYPKTFSWSTDDGVEGAYNVADPEGAAAAAKKAGYNGEPIRILTSRQYEFHYKMAQVAAEYLKLAGFTVDMQVVDWATLTQRRTDPKLWDIYITHSPFLPEPALIGSLSTSSPGWWDTPARKAAVDAFTSEVDPTKRVALWADVQKAIYTDAPFIKIGDFNAVSAKSVKLEGVDPAPWPYFWNASIKK, encoded by the coding sequence ATGAAAACGCTTGTCGCATTCCTGCTCGGCACTGCGCTTGTCGCCCTGCCTTCGACCCTCTTTGCCCAGGAAAAGGGCGGCGTCATCAATGTCGCGACGATCGGCGAGCCGCCGACGCTCGATCCGATGTCGTCGACGGCCGATCTTGTCGGCATCGTCACGCAGCATATTTTCGAAACGCTCTACACCTTCGACAAGAGCTGGAATGTCACGCCGCTGCTGGCCGAAAGCCTGCCTGAGATCAGTGCCGACGGCAAAACCTATACGATCAAGCTCAGGACCGGCATCAAGTTCCACGACAATAGCGACATGACCTCGCACGATGTCGTCGCTTCGCTCAGCCGCTGGATGAAGATCGCCTCGCGCGGCAAGCAGGTGGCCGGCTTCATCGACAAGATCACGGCTGCCGATCCCGCAACCGTCACGATCACGTTGAAGCAGCCCTATGCGCCGCTGACCTCACTGCTTGCCTTCAACAATTCGGCGGCGATCATCATCCCCTCGGAAAAGCAGGACGAGCCGATGAAGGAGTTCATCGGCACCGGCCCCTATATGCTGAAGGAGCGCAAGGCCGACCAGTATATCCAGCTCGTCCGCTTCGACGGCTACAAGTCCCGCGAAGGCGACAGCAACGGCTATGGCGGCGCCCGCCATCAATATCTCGATGAAATCCGCTTCGTGCCGGTGCCGGATCCGAACACCCGCGTCGAGGCCGCGATCTCCGGCCAGTATGATTATGTCGATTCGATCGCCGTCGAATCCTACGACAAGGTGAAGGCTTCCACAGCCTCGCAGCCGGTCATGCTGAAGCCCTTCGGTTATCCGGTCTTCGTCTTCAACACTAGGGAAGGCGTTGCTGCGAATGTCGAGGTCCGCAAGGCGATCCGCCAGGCGCTCAGCATGGAAGACATGCTGGCCGCCGCTTTCGGCAGCAAGGATTTTTATGCGCTCGACGGCGCCATCTATCCGAAGACATTCTCCTGGTCGACGGATGACGGCGTCGAGGGTGCCTATAATGTCGCCGATCCGGAAGGGGCGGCGGCGGCCGCCAAGAAGGCCGGTTATAACGGCGAGCCGATCCGCATCCTGACCAGCCGCCAGTATGAATTCCATTACAAGATGGCGCAGGTCGCCGCCGAATATCTGAAGCTTGCCGGCTTCACCGTCGATATGCAGGTGGTCGACTGGGCGACGCTGACGCAGCGCCGCACCGATCCGAAGCTCTGGGATATCTACATCACCCACAGCCCCTTCCTTCCGGAACCGGCCCTCATCGGTTCGCTCTCGACCAGCTCGCCCGGCTGGTGGGATACGCCGGCCCGCAAGGCCGCTGTCGATGCCTTCACCTCCGAGGTGGACCCGACGAAGCGCGTGGCACTCTGGGCCGATGTCCAGAAGGCTATCTATACAGACGCGCCCTTCATAAAGATCGGCGATTTCAACGCGGTCTCGGCGAAATCGGTCAAGCTCGAAGGCGTCGATCCGGCCCCCTGGCCGTATTTCTGGAACGCTTCGATCAAGAAGTGA
- the thiE gene encoding thiamine phosphate synthase → MKLFDLSLYLVLDPDLCAGIGMVETARRAVAGGATMVQLRDKHAGTAGMIETGRALKQALDGTGARLVVNDDVEAAIAIGADGLHIGQEDMDAVRARAMIGPDMILGLSVETAALAAAVDPDLVDYTGVGPVFATPTKADHKQPIGFDGLANLVKASPVPSVAIGGLKAEHVAEVFAAGASGLAVVSAICGAPDPEAATRRIAAEIRKARA, encoded by the coding sequence ATGAAGCTCTTCGATCTGTCGCTCTATCTCGTCCTCGACCCCGATCTCTGCGCCGGGATCGGCATGGTCGAGACCGCGCGGCGTGCCGTTGCTGGCGGCGCGACGATGGTGCAGTTGCGCGACAAACATGCCGGCACGGCCGGGATGATCGAGACCGGACGCGCCTTGAAACAGGCGCTTGATGGCACCGGCGCACGCCTCGTCGTCAACGACGATGTCGAGGCGGCGATTGCCATCGGCGCCGATGGGTTGCATATCGGCCAGGAGGACATGGATGCGGTGAGAGCGCGGGCGATGATCGGCCCCGACATGATCCTCGGCCTGTCGGTCGAAACCGCGGCGCTTGCTGCTGCCGTCGATCCCGATCTCGTCGATTATACCGGCGTCGGGCCGGTGTTTGCGACGCCGACCAAGGCCGACCACAAGCAGCCGATCGGTTTTGACGGTCTTGCCAACCTGGTAAAGGCCTCGCCCGTGCCCTCGGTTGCCATCGGCGGGCTCAAGGCGGAGCATGTGGCCGAAGTCTTTGCCGCAGGCGCAAGCGGGCTTGCCGTTGTCTCCGCCATTTGCGGCGCGCCGGATCCGGAAGCCGCCACACGCCGCATCGCCGCAGAAATTCGAAAGGCCCGCGCATGA